A region from the Rosa rugosa chromosome 6, drRosRugo1.1, whole genome shotgun sequence genome encodes:
- the LOC133717020 gene encoding uncharacterized protein LOC133717020, whose translation MIEPGDKESSSDDDDMQTVRHRSLRHAEEGSSTVGEGTSASQAPAPTVVNHSPTPAGAVDNAQLALIPVQIIDDSSPEAENRVLPLDAPHEEPSDVPVLEQIAPDSIPVPSEASPETMLAIIVYEPPIEEVPNVVGTGDDVIGAAEEEAAEPVPNVVDQELPPPAPQVAEAEELEDLPEPAPEVPEPVPEVPIAEPPEVPVAESPTPSTLERVLEYLRVLLREGAITEEQFQEIDQLLQDLPQGLNERAVANAQARQTEMHYQNLNQQTETARDVLGDQANLIRDLTLERNHLRSQIQAFQARLTDVTAMLVHAEPQLEQPLAALETLSQELAQAHVAAQQAAQAAADASFRLDELFLRLTHAGRRLLGP comes from the exons GTTCGCCACAGGTCTTTGAGACATgctgaagaaggatcttcaactgttggtgaaggcacatctgcttcccaagcTCCAGCGCCAACTGTTGTGAACCACTCTCCAACTCCTGCGGGCGCTGTAGATAACGCACAATTGGCCTTGATAccagtgcagatcatagatgacAGCTCCCCGGAGGCTGAAAATAGAGTACTGCCACTGGACGCCCCTCACGAGGAACCAAGCGACGTTCCTGTCCTGGAACAGATAGCGCCTGACTCGATTCCTGTTCCCAGCGAAGCTAGCCCAGAGACAATGCTCGCGATCATTGTGTATGAGCCCCCAATCGAAGAG GTTCCGAACGTCGTTGGAACTGGGGACGATGTAATCGGagcagcagaagaagaagctgcTGAGCCTGTTCCTAACGTGGTTGATCAGGAACTTCctccccctgccccccaagtcgCTGAAGCTGAAGAATTGGAAGACCTTCCTGAACCAGCGCCGGAGGTACCTGAACCAGTGCCAGAAGTACCTATCGCTGAACCTCCTGAGGTCCCTGTCGCTGAGTCTCCTACTCCTTCTACTttggaaag GGTCTTAGAATACTTGAGGGTGCTCctccgcgagggagccatcactgagGAACAATTCCAGGAAATCGATCAACTGTTGCAGGATCTTCCTCAAGGGCTCAACGAGCGGGCAGTCGCGAATGCGCAAGCCAGGCAGACCGAAATGCATTATCAGAACCTTAATCAGCAAACGGAGACCGCGCGCGACgtcttgggtgaccaagctaacctcatcagggacCTGACGCTTGAGaggaaccacttgaggtcccaAATTCAGGCCTTTCAAGCCCGGTTAACCGATGTTACTGCTATGCTCGTTCATGCAGAGCCTCAgttggaacaacccctcgctgctcTCGAGACGTTATCCCAAGAACTGGCTCAGGCACAcgtggcagcccaacaagccgcacaagctgctgcaGATGCCAGTTTTCGTTTGGATGAACTCTTCCTTCGCCTGACTCATGCAGGCCGAAGACTTTTGGGCCCCTAG